One Natronomonas moolapensis 8.8.11 genomic region harbors:
- the trkA gene encoding Trk system potassium transporter TrkA: protein MRTVIVGAGEVGTSIARSLAPAHDVVVIDVDADRAEQLKYELDVMTLSGDGTSLSVLRAADVASTDLFIASTDDDRTNLVAAETAKTLADPFTIARTKSVEYLRTWELTRAAFGVDFMVCSDLLSAENVVRVVGLPSAVDVDPFAEGLVQMAEFEIDAHSPVAGQTVAEADRFESLTFAGLFRGDELFLPRGDTTIEAGDRAVVIGSPGSVQAFASDVAPESTPGDADEIVIIGGSQIGYQTARLLEERSLSPRLIEQDHDRARELAEMLPNTVVMEHDATDTEFLAREHVDEADIVVAALDSDERNLLVSVLAKRLGTDRVVAIVDNGEYVTLFEEIGIDVAINPRQVTAEEITRFTHSGIAENIAVLEGDQAEVLELKLTDASELVDRPISEVASGLEADVVFGAITRGGTLITPRGDTELCAGDHIVVFVETAFVEKLTAMA from the coding sequence ATGCGAACCGTCATCGTCGGGGCCGGGGAGGTCGGCACCTCGATCGCGAGGAGCCTCGCGCCGGCCCACGACGTCGTCGTCATCGACGTCGATGCCGACCGGGCCGAACAGTTGAAATACGAACTCGACGTCATGACGCTTTCGGGCGACGGCACGTCGCTGTCGGTGCTGCGGGCGGCCGACGTCGCCTCGACGGACCTGTTCATCGCCAGCACCGACGACGACCGGACGAACCTCGTGGCCGCCGAGACCGCCAAGACGCTCGCGGATCCGTTCACCATCGCCCGCACGAAAAGCGTCGAGTACCTCCGCACCTGGGAGCTGACGCGGGCGGCCTTCGGCGTCGACTTCATGGTGTGTTCGGACCTGTTGAGCGCCGAGAACGTCGTCCGCGTGGTCGGACTCCCCTCGGCGGTCGACGTCGACCCCTTCGCCGAGGGGCTCGTCCAGATGGCGGAGTTCGAGATCGACGCCCACAGCCCCGTCGCCGGACAGACCGTCGCCGAGGCCGACCGCTTCGAGTCGCTGACGTTCGCGGGGCTCTTTCGTGGCGACGAACTCTTTCTCCCGCGGGGGGATACCACCATCGAGGCCGGCGACCGGGCAGTCGTCATCGGCAGCCCCGGGAGCGTCCAGGCGTTCGCGAGCGACGTCGCCCCGGAGTCGACCCCGGGCGACGCCGACGAGATCGTCATCATCGGCGGCAGCCAGATCGGCTACCAGACCGCCCGCCTGCTCGAGGAACGCTCGCTGTCGCCGCGGCTCATAGAGCAGGACCACGACCGGGCCAGAGAACTCGCGGAGATGCTGCCGAACACGGTCGTGATGGAACACGACGCGACCGACACGGAGTTTCTGGCCCGCGAGCACGTCGACGAGGCCGACATCGTCGTGGCGGCGCTGGACAGCGACGAACGGAACCTCCTGGTGTCGGTACTCGCCAAGCGCCTCGGGACCGACCGCGTCGTCGCGATCGTCGACAACGGCGAGTACGTGACGCTGTTCGAGGAGATCGGCATCGACGTGGCGATCAACCCCCGGCAGGTGACCGCCGAGGAGATCACCCGCTTCACCCACAGCGGGATCGCGGAGAACATCGCGGTACTCGAGGGCGATCAGGCCGAAGTGCTGGAGCTCAAACTGACCGACGCGAGCGAACTCGTCGACCGCCCGATCAGCGAGGTCGCATCCGGCCTAGAGGCCGACGTCGTCTTCGGCGCGATCACCAGAGGCGGGACGCTGATCACTCCCCGCGGCGACACAGAGCTGTGTGCCGGCGACCACATCGTCGTCTTCGTCGAGACCGCCTTCGTCGAGAAACTGACGGCGATGGCGTAG
- a CDS encoding formate/nitrite transporter family protein → MNDREPDEDTSVRDAVERSRSGAPAVGEVIRDRFGTDEVFQRIIAAADEEVTTETRELFFSALAGGFAITLTFLIYSSMTAKTDGAPLSSALLYPIGFIYIILGGYQLYTENTVPPVALVLERLASLPAMMRQWGIVLAGNFAGGLFGALILARTGVFSPETAAVAVDISRKGVETGFFDLFFKAGFAGLIVAGVVWLDFAARDTVSRFFLVYIAFLLIPLADLFHVVVSFTELMYLVFLGEAALLSGLVGFVFPVLLGNTVGGVVLVTLVNYFQTTEERLEEARFGGIERRLSLQESAFGGLAGRSYVPLLDTGERPDDAAADAYRVMVPIANPRTEAPLVELACALAEQRADANVHVVHLIETSDRMLRRYDPGQVDRITGESKALLRDIEATADDYDVRYSSSTVVSHRSFTEMFDEARSMAADLVVLGWDDGRPWARDKPQRSIDQLKREPPCDFLVLKDRGLDLSRVLVATDGRTNATLSAEVANALRAGVGAEVSLLHVVDSPAERAAGTAFLRSWAEENDLEGAELLVDDAGDIEGAIARASADHSLALIGATERGVLSRLVTDSLHLDVVDELDCSVAITERPAGWGLLRRLFSR, encoded by the coding sequence ATGAACGACCGGGAGCCGGACGAGGACACCTCCGTGCGGGATGCGGTCGAACGATCCAGAAGCGGCGCGCCCGCCGTCGGGGAGGTCATCCGCGATCGCTTCGGGACCGACGAGGTGTTCCAGCGCATCATCGCCGCCGCCGACGAGGAGGTCACCACGGAGACCCGTGAGCTGTTTTTCAGCGCGCTGGCGGGCGGCTTCGCGATCACGCTCACCTTCTTGATCTACTCGTCGATGACCGCCAAGACCGACGGCGCGCCCCTGTCGAGCGCGCTCCTGTACCCGATCGGGTTCATATACATCATCCTTGGCGGCTATCAACTCTACACCGAGAACACGGTTCCGCCAGTCGCGCTCGTCTTGGAGCGGCTGGCGAGTCTCCCCGCCATGATGCGGCAGTGGGGGATCGTCCTCGCCGGGAACTTCGCCGGGGGGCTCTTCGGGGCGTTGATCCTGGCGCGGACGGGCGTGTTTTCGCCTGAGACGGCCGCTGTTGCCGTCGACATCTCGCGGAAGGGCGTCGAGACGGGCTTTTTTGATCTGTTTTTCAAGGCCGGGTTCGCGGGGTTGATTGTCGCCGGCGTCGTCTGGCTCGACTTCGCCGCCCGCGATACGGTCTCGCGGTTCTTCTTAGTCTACATCGCCTTTCTGTTGATCCCGCTTGCGGACCTGTTTCACGTCGTCGTCTCCTTTACCGAACTCATGTATCTCGTCTTCCTCGGCGAGGCAGCCCTTTTGTCCGGCCTCGTCGGCTTCGTCTTCCCCGTCCTCCTCGGCAACACCGTCGGCGGTGTCGTCCTCGTCACCCTCGTCAACTACTTCCAGACCACCGAAGAGCGTCTCGAGGAGGCGCGCTTCGGCGGGATCGAGCGCCGGCTATCGCTCCAGGAGTCGGCGTTCGGCGGCCTGGCCGGGCGCTCATACGTCCCACTTTTGGACACGGGGGAGCGTCCCGACGACGCGGCGGCGGACGCCTACCGGGTGATGGTCCCGATCGCGAACCCCCGGACGGAGGCTCCTCTCGTCGAGTTGGCCTGTGCGCTCGCCGAACAGCGGGCGGACGCGAACGTCCACGTCGTCCACTTGATCGAGACGTCCGACCGGATGCTCCGACGGTACGACCCCGGACAGGTCGACCGGATCACGGGCGAGTCGAAGGCGCTCCTGCGTGACATCGAGGCGACGGCGGACGACTACGACGTGCGATACAGCTCCTCGACGGTCGTCTCCCACCGGTCGTTCACCGAGATGTTCGACGAGGCGCGGTCGATGGCGGCCGACCTCGTGGTGCTCGGGTGGGACGACGGCCGGCCGTGGGCGCGCGATAAACCACAGCGTTCGATCGACCAGCTCAAGCGCGAACCGCCGTGTGACTTCCTCGTGCTCAAGGACCGCGGGCTGGATCTGTCGCGCGTCCTCGTCGCGACGGACGGCCGAACGAACGCCACGCTGAGCGCCGAGGTCGCGAACGCCCTGCGGGCCGGCGTCGGGGCCGAGGTGTCGTTGCTGCATGTCGTCGACTCGCCGGCCGAGCGGGCGGCCGGGACGGCGTTTCTCCGCTCGTGGGCCGAGGAGAACGACCTCGAGGGGGCCGAGTTGCTCGTCGACGACGCCGGCGACATCGAGGGCGCGATCGCCCGGGCCTCCGCCGACCACTCGCTCGCGTTGATCGGCGCGACCGAGCGGGGCGTGCTCTCGCGGCTCGTCACCGACTCCTTGCACCTCGACGTCGTCGATGAACTCGACTGTTCGGTCGCAATAACCGAGCGGCCTGCCGGATGGGGACTCCTCCGGCGGCTGTTCAGCCGGTAG
- a CDS encoding transcription initiation factor IIB, which yields MSTTTRQACPECDGPLRSTGTETICTECGLVVAEDELDRGPEWRSFDDDETNPERCGAPLTRSRHDRGLSTEIGRSTRLKGRKRRQVARMRKHHKRARIPSKRARNRIHGFTEIRRLVGQLELPEDLRDRSCVRFESAQKADLLQGRCIEGFAAASVYATCRTASVSRTLEEIVAVASADADELKVAYGALNRALDLPTGPIDPAEYLARFASKLDVPTDVERAARRLAREAHESGLATGRNPSGVAAACLYTAARRDGHDLTQREASDVAGVSAVTVRNTYQDLRE from the coding sequence ATGAGCACGACGACACGACAGGCGTGCCCCGAATGCGACGGCCCGCTCCGGAGCACAGGGACGGAGACTATCTGTACGGAGTGTGGCCTCGTCGTCGCCGAGGACGAACTGGATCGCGGCCCCGAGTGGCGCTCGTTCGACGACGACGAGACGAACCCCGAGCGCTGTGGGGCGCCGCTGACGCGCTCGCGTCACGACCGTGGGCTCTCGACCGAGATCGGGCGCTCGACCCGGCTCAAAGGCCGCAAACGGCGGCAGGTGGCCCGGATGCGGAAGCATCACAAGCGGGCCCGGATCCCCTCGAAGCGTGCCAGAAACCGGATCCACGGGTTCACCGAGATCCGGCGGCTGGTCGGGCAGTTGGAGCTGCCGGAGGACCTGCGCGATCGCTCGTGTGTCCGCTTCGAGTCGGCGCAGAAGGCCGATCTCCTCCAGGGGCGCTGCATCGAGGGGTTCGCCGCCGCGTCGGTGTATGCGACCTGTCGGACGGCGTCGGTCTCGCGGACGCTCGAGGAGATCGTCGCCGTCGCGAGCGCCGACGCGGACGAACTCAAGGTCGCCTACGGGGCGTTGAACCGAGCGCTCGATCTCCCGACGGGTCCGATCGACCCCGCCGAGTACCTCGCCCGGTTCGCGTCGAAACTCGACGTCCCGACCGACGTCGAGCGGGCGGCCCGGCGGTTGGCGAGGGAGGCCCACGAATCCGGACTCGCGACGGGGCGAAACCCGAGCGGCGTCGCGGCGGCGTGTCTGTACACCGCCGCTCGACGGGACGGCCACGACCTCACCCAGCGCGAGGCCAGCGACGTCGCCGGCGTGTCGGCGGTGACCGTCCGGAACACCTACCAGGATCTACGCGAGTAA
- a CDS encoding FAD-dependent oxidoreductase, whose protein sequence is MDPTETTVVAVRDVGPDAVAIEATTPEGFETRPGQFIKLETEIDGESVGRFYTVSSPDTDETFELTIGYDPEEGGAFSEYLVSVVPGDSITVTGPFGDNYYEDEPRVVVLAGGPGVGPAVAIAERALADGGEAAVVYRDEHPLHEDRLAALATSGADVFVLADGTALTDAVGDVLSGVDGEAVFVYGFGDFLADAEAAIAAAGGDPDGAKSENFG, encoded by the coding sequence ATGGACCCAACCGAGACGACCGTCGTCGCCGTTCGCGATGTCGGCCCCGACGCCGTCGCCATCGAAGCAACGACGCCCGAGGGGTTCGAGACCCGCCCCGGGCAGTTCATCAAACTCGAAACGGAGATCGACGGCGAGTCGGTCGGCCGGTTTTACACCGTCTCCTCCCCGGACACGGACGAGACGTTCGAACTCACGATCGGATACGATCCCGAGGAGGGTGGCGCCTTCAGCGAGTACCTCGTCTCGGTCGTGCCGGGCGATTCGATCACCGTCACCGGCCCCTTCGGCGACAACTACTACGAGGACGAGCCGCGGGTCGTCGTCCTCGCTGGCGGTCCCGGCGTCGGCCCCGCCGTCGCCATCGCCGAACGCGCGCTCGCAGACGGCGGCGAAGCGGCCGTCGTCTACCGGGACGAACACCCCCTCCACGAGGATCGCCTCGCCGCGCTCGCGACGTCCGGCGCGGACGTGTTCGTCCTTGCCGACGGGACGGCTCTCACCGACGCCGTCGGCGACGTCCTCTCCGGGGTGGATGGCGAGGCGGTGTTCGTGTACGGCTTCGGCGACTTCCTTGCCGACGCCGAGGCGGCCATCGCCGCGGCTGGGGGCGACCCCGACGGAGCGAAGTCCGAGAATTTCGGGTGA